The Yersinia intermedia genome window below encodes:
- the glxR gene encoding 2-hydroxy-3-oxopropionate reductase codes for MKVGFIGLGIMGTPMAEKLIAGGHQLYANTLSEVPASLLDQGAIPCATPKQVVDQAEIIFIMVPDTPQVEEVLFGPNGCAEGQLKGKVLVDMSSIAPLETKAFAQRVNTLGASYLDAPVSGGEVGAQQGTLTIMVGGDEATFERVKPLLMLMGKNITLVGGNGDGQTCKVANQIIVALTIEAVSEALVFAAKAGADPARVREALMGGFAASRILEVHGERMIKRTFAPGFRISLHQKDLNLALQGAKALSLSLPNTATCQELFNLCAANGAKDLDHSALVQALELMANHKVAG; via the coding sequence ATGAAAGTAGGATTTATCGGTCTTGGCATTATGGGAACACCTATGGCGGAAAAATTGATCGCCGGTGGCCATCAGTTGTATGCCAATACCCTAAGTGAAGTGCCAGCGTCATTGTTGGATCAGGGTGCGATTCCCTGTGCTACACCCAAGCAAGTGGTCGATCAAGCTGAGATAATCTTCATTATGGTGCCAGATACGCCTCAAGTTGAAGAGGTATTATTTGGCCCTAACGGCTGCGCCGAAGGCCAGTTGAAGGGGAAGGTACTGGTGGACATGAGTTCGATTGCGCCATTAGAAACCAAAGCTTTTGCCCAACGAGTCAACACCCTTGGAGCCTCTTATCTGGATGCACCGGTTTCTGGTGGTGAGGTGGGCGCTCAGCAGGGTACCTTAACTATCATGGTTGGTGGTGATGAGGCGACTTTTGAACGTGTGAAGCCGCTGCTGATGCTGATGGGTAAAAACATTACCTTAGTTGGTGGTAATGGTGATGGTCAGACATGCAAAGTCGCTAATCAAATCATTGTTGCACTGACTATTGAAGCCGTTTCTGAGGCATTGGTTTTTGCTGCGAAAGCGGGGGCCGATCCGGCACGAGTGCGTGAGGCATTGATGGGGGGATTTGCTGCTTCGCGTATTTTGGAAGTACATGGCGAGCGAATGATTAAACGTACCTTTGCTCCCGGTTTTCGTATTTCTCTGCACCAAAAAGACCTGAATCTAGCGCTACAGGGAGCCAAAGCATTATCACTAAGCTTGCCGAATACTGCGACTTGTCAGGAGTTATTCAATTTGTGTGCTGCTAATGGTGCCAAGGATCTGGATCATTCTGCACTTGTACAAGCATTAGAACTGATGGCGAACCATAAAGTTGCGGGTTAA
- the hyi gene encoding hydroxypyruvate isomerase, with translation MPKFSANLSMLFNEVDFIQRFRAARQQGFSAVEYMFPYGYAIDTLRNELAENQLVQVLHNLPAGNWEAGERGIACLPGREAEFRDGVGLAIEYARALGCQQINCLIGNPDSRVDADITDSLVVTNLSYAAKEMAKENIRLLVEPINKYDMPAFYLKNTHQALELMTRVGSPNLYLQYDIYHMQRMEGELIQTMQRLQDKIAHIQVADNPGRNEPGTGEINYDVIFNALDNMGYSGWIGCEYKPATTTVAGLSWVKKYQH, from the coding sequence ATGCCTAAATTTTCGGCAAATTTATCTATGTTATTCAATGAAGTTGATTTTATTCAACGCTTCCGAGCTGCTCGCCAGCAAGGGTTTAGTGCTGTTGAGTATATGTTCCCCTATGGCTATGCCATCGATACGTTGCGTAATGAACTGGCGGAAAATCAGTTAGTGCAGGTACTTCATAATTTACCTGCCGGGAACTGGGAAGCCGGTGAACGTGGTATCGCTTGCTTGCCAGGAAGAGAGGCTGAATTCCGTGATGGTGTTGGGTTAGCGATCGAATATGCCAGAGCGCTCGGTTGTCAGCAAATAAACTGCTTGATTGGTAACCCTGATAGCCGGGTTGATGCAGACATAACGGATTCGCTGGTGGTAACTAACCTTAGCTATGCAGCTAAGGAAATGGCTAAAGAAAATATCCGTTTACTGGTTGAACCTATCAACAAGTATGACATGCCGGCGTTTTATTTAAAGAATACCCATCAAGCACTGGAGTTAATGACTCGTGTCGGCAGCCCGAATCTTTATTTGCAATATGATATTTACCATATGCAGCGCATGGAAGGGGAATTGATTCAAACCATGCAAAGATTACAGGACAAAATTGCCCATATTCAGGTTGCTGATAATCCAGGGCGTAATGAGCCGGGTACGGGTGAAATAAATTATGATGTTATTTTCAACGCACTGGACAACATGGGCTATAGCGGTTGGATCGGCTGTGAATATAAACCAGCCACAACAACGGTAGCGGGTTTGTCTTGGGTGAAAAAATATCAACACTGA
- a CDS encoding allantoin transporter has translation MNDIEENKREVYRSRGYPEDLLPKTKDKKNWRAFNYFTLWMGSVHNVPNYVAVGGFFILGLSTVSIMAAIILSALIIAFVMVMNGAAGSKYGIPFAMILRASYGVRGALFPGILRGCVAAIMWFGLQCYAGSLAFLILIGKLWPEFLTLGGDFNILGLSLPGLIAFIIFWAVNVAIGLGGGSILNKFTAVLNPCIYIVFGGMAIWAISLAGFDNIISYVPANVVMAEHSGFMFLVVINAVVAVWAAPAVSASDFTQNASSFRQQAFGQTAGLVVAYILFAVASVCILAGASIHYGVDTWNVLDIVQKWDSLFASVFAVLVILMTTISTNATGNIIPAGYQIAAIAPKKLTYKNGVIIASLISLIICPWKLMENQESIYLFLDVIGGILGPVIGVMMAHYFVIMRRDIDLDTLYTEDGNYKYYDNGFNTTAFVVTLISVILSLGGKFIPLLEPLSRISWFVGVITAFVLYVLIKRRTIANKTEYA, from the coding sequence ATGAATGATATAGAGGAAAATAAAAGGGAAGTATATCGCAGTAGAGGGTATCCAGAAGATCTGCTTCCTAAAACAAAAGATAAAAAGAACTGGCGGGCGTTTAATTATTTTACATTATGGATGGGATCGGTACATAACGTTCCTAATTACGTCGCGGTAGGCGGGTTCTTCATTCTTGGCCTCTCTACTGTGAGCATTATGGCTGCAATTATTTTAAGTGCATTGATAATTGCATTTGTTATGGTTATGAACGGCGCTGCGGGCTCAAAATATGGTATTCCATTCGCTATGATCCTGCGCGCTTCTTATGGTGTTCGTGGTGCATTATTCCCAGGAATATTGAGGGGGTGCGTGGCGGCTATTATGTGGTTTGGCCTGCAATGTTATGCCGGCTCTCTGGCCTTTCTGATCTTAATTGGCAAATTGTGGCCGGAATTCCTTACCTTAGGCGGGGATTTCAATATTCTAGGTTTGTCGCTACCAGGGCTGATTGCTTTCATTATCTTTTGGGCCGTCAATGTCGCGATTGGTTTGGGTGGTGGTAGTATTTTGAATAAGTTTACCGCCGTACTGAATCCCTGCATTTACATCGTCTTCGGCGGGATGGCGATATGGGCCATATCACTGGCAGGTTTCGATAATATTATCAGTTATGTCCCTGCGAACGTTGTGATGGCTGAGCACAGTGGTTTTATGTTCCTGGTGGTAATTAATGCGGTGGTAGCCGTTTGGGCTGCACCGGCAGTGAGTGCATCTGATTTCACACAGAATGCCAGCAGCTTCCGTCAACAGGCATTCGGGCAAACGGCCGGATTGGTCGTGGCTTATATCCTGTTTGCCGTGGCAAGCGTATGTATTCTGGCTGGAGCCAGTATTCACTATGGTGTGGATACCTGGAATGTGCTGGATATCGTGCAAAAATGGGACAGTCTTTTTGCTTCTGTGTTTGCTGTACTGGTGATATTAATGACGACAATCTCAACTAATGCTACAGGTAATATTATTCCAGCAGGTTATCAGATTGCGGCAATTGCACCTAAAAAACTGACCTATAAAAATGGCGTTATTATTGCCAGCCTGATTAGCCTTATTATTTGTCCGTGGAAATTAATGGAGAATCAGGAAAGTATTTATTTATTCCTGGATGTTATTGGCGGTATTCTTGGCCCTGTTATTGGTGTAATGATGGCGCATTATTTTGTTATTATGCGTCGGGATATCGATCTGGATACGCTGTATACCGAAGATGGAAATTATAAATATTACGATAATGGGTTCAATACTACAGCGTTTGTCGTGACATTGATTTCCGTCATTCTGTCTCTGGGCGGGAAGTTTATCCCACTGTTAGAACCATTATCACGCATTTCTTGGTTTGTTGGCGTTATTACTGCGTTCGTACTCTATGTTTTAATTAAACGCAGAACTATCGCCAATAAAACCGAATATGCCTGA
- the gcl gene encoding glyoxylate carboligase, whose amino-acid sequence MTIMRAVDAAMYVLEKEGVDTAFGVPGAAINPFYNAMRKHGKIKHFLARHVEGASHMAEGYTRAKAGNIGVCLGTSGPAGTDMITALYSASADSIPILCITGQAPRARLHKEDFQAVDIESIAKPVTKMAVTVLEPALVPRVLQQAFHLMRSGRPGPVLVDLPYDVQMAEIEFDPDTYASLPAYKPAATQAQIDKALDMLCAAKKPLIIAGGGIHNADAADLLQQLAEICNVPVIPTLMGWGAIPDDHPLMAGMAGLQTSHRYGNANLLDSDLVFGIGNRWANRHTGSVDKYTEGRKVIHIDIEPTQLGRVICPDLGIVSDAKVALQMLVDSARRRFSLGTLPNWDEWGATCLHRKKTMLRKTHFDNVPVKPQRVYEEMNRIFGRDTCYVTTIGLSQIAAAQMLHVFKPRHWINAGQAGPLGWTIPSALGVCAADPQRKVVALSGDYDFQFMIEELAVGAQFKLPYIHVLVNNAYLGLIRQSQRGFDMDYCVQLSFENINNQEIGEYGVDHVKVVEGLGCKAIRVFKPEDIAPAFVQAQELMRLHRVPVVVEIILERVTNISMGTELDNVNEFEPVAQTPEDAPTAIAHFDYR is encoded by the coding sequence ATGACGATTATGCGGGCCGTGGATGCAGCTATGTATGTTCTTGAGAAAGAAGGGGTAGATACTGCTTTTGGTGTGCCGGGTGCGGCAATTAATCCCTTCTACAACGCGATGCGAAAGCACGGGAAGATCAAACATTTCTTGGCTCGGCATGTGGAAGGGGCGTCTCATATGGCCGAAGGCTATACTCGCGCCAAAGCGGGTAATATAGGGGTATGTCTGGGGACGTCTGGCCCGGCGGGTACCGACATGATTACTGCCCTGTATTCCGCTTCTGCGGACTCCATTCCAATTCTCTGTATTACTGGCCAGGCACCGCGGGCAAGGCTCCATAAGGAAGATTTCCAGGCGGTGGATATAGAGTCTATTGCTAAGCCGGTGACTAAAATGGCGGTTACCGTACTGGAACCCGCACTGGTGCCACGTGTATTGCAACAAGCATTCCACTTGATGCGCTCAGGCCGCCCTGGTCCAGTGCTGGTGGACCTACCTTACGATGTACAGATGGCAGAGATTGAGTTTGATCCTGATACCTATGCCTCACTGCCGGCGTATAAACCTGCGGCAACTCAGGCCCAGATCGACAAAGCTCTGGATATGCTATGTGCTGCCAAGAAGCCGCTGATTATTGCGGGGGGGGGCATTCATAATGCCGACGCGGCTGATTTGCTCCAGCAATTAGCCGAAATCTGTAATGTTCCCGTGATCCCTACCCTGATGGGATGGGGAGCAATCCCAGATGATCACCCGTTGATGGCAGGTATGGCTGGCCTACAAACTTCTCACCGTTATGGCAATGCTAATTTATTAGATTCCGACTTGGTATTCGGTATTGGTAATCGCTGGGCAAATCGGCATACCGGCTCGGTGGATAAATACACTGAGGGTCGAAAAGTCATCCACATTGATATCGAACCGACGCAATTAGGCCGAGTGATTTGCCCGGATTTGGGGATCGTTTCTGATGCCAAAGTGGCGTTACAAATGTTGGTAGATAGTGCACGTAGGCGCTTTAGTCTGGGAACATTGCCAAATTGGGACGAATGGGGAGCGACGTGCTTGCACCGCAAAAAAACCATGCTGCGTAAGACTCACTTTGACAATGTGCCGGTTAAACCGCAACGGGTATACGAGGAGATGAATCGTATTTTTGGCCGGGATACTTGCTATGTCACGACCATTGGCCTGTCGCAAATTGCTGCGGCGCAAATGCTGCATGTGTTTAAACCACGGCATTGGATTAACGCCGGCCAAGCTGGGCCATTAGGCTGGACTATTCCTTCGGCTCTGGGTGTTTGTGCCGCAGATCCTCAACGCAAAGTTGTGGCGCTATCAGGCGATTACGATTTCCAATTCATGATCGAAGAATTGGCAGTGGGTGCTCAGTTTAAGCTGCCGTATATCCACGTATTGGTGAATAACGCTTACCTCGGATTAATTCGCCAATCACAACGTGGATTCGATATGGATTATTGCGTCCAGCTGTCATTTGAAAATATTAATAATCAAGAAATCGGTGAATATGGCGTCGATCACGTGAAAGTGGTTGAAGGTCTGGGTTGTAAAGCGATCCGTGTATTTAAGCCTGAAGATATCGCCCCGGCATTCGTACAAGCGCAGGAGTTAATGCGTCTACACCGTGTACCGGTTGTGGTTGAAATTATTCTTGAGCGTGTGACCAACATTTCAATGGGGACGGAGTTGGATAACGTCAATGAATTCGAACCTGTTGCTCAGACGCCTGAAGATGCGCCCACGGCAATTGCGCATTTTGATTACCGTTGA